A genomic stretch from Pseudomonas mendocina includes:
- a CDS encoding HD-GYP domain-containing protein, whose product MLKRIAVADLRVGMYIHEFCGAWTAHPFWRSKFLLNSPKDLERIKSTTIAELWIDVSKGLDVQLGARSATPEQVAAEAEASLLVVAEDKPLPVTSSMEEEVRRAYQLCERSREAVIDMFTDARMGRALHFEQADDLVSEIASSVRRHPDALISLARLKTADEYTFMHSVAVCALMIALARQLELDEQSIREAGLAGLLHDIGKMSVADAVLNKPGKLTDTEFGQVRLHPEAGARLLAEGQKVSERVVDVCLHHHEKVDGSGYPHRLVGDQISLFARMGAVCDVYDAITSNRPYKKGWDPAESIRKMAEWTGHFDRHIFQAFVKAVGIYPVGSLVRLQSGAIGVVIEQKPGSLLTPKVKIFFSSKSRLPIAQEVIDLSKYVGREKIVSRECAKQWGFRNIDQLWNNQAAPGASA is encoded by the coding sequence ATGTTGAAACGTATTGCAGTCGCTGATCTGCGAGTAGGAATGTACATTCACGAGTTTTGTGGTGCATGGACTGCCCACCCGTTCTGGCGCTCAAAATTCCTACTCAACTCCCCAAAAGATTTAGAGCGCATTAAGTCCACGACCATTGCGGAACTGTGGATCGATGTCAGCAAAGGACTCGATGTTCAACTCGGTGCGCGTAGTGCTACCCCTGAACAAGTCGCCGCTGAGGCCGAGGCCAGCCTGCTTGTTGTGGCAGAGGATAAACCCCTGCCTGTAACCAGCAGCATGGAAGAGGAAGTTCGGCGTGCTTATCAGCTGTGCGAGCGTTCTCGTGAAGCGGTCATCGACATGTTTACCGATGCGCGCATGGGCCGGGCCCTACATTTTGAGCAGGCAGATGATCTGGTGAGTGAGATTGCCAGCTCAGTTCGTCGCCACCCTGACGCACTAATCAGTCTGGCCCGTCTTAAAACCGCGGATGAATATACCTTCATGCATTCGGTTGCTGTGTGCGCACTGATGATTGCGCTGGCACGGCAACTAGAGCTGGACGAGCAGTCTATTCGTGAGGCGGGCCTCGCTGGGCTTTTGCACGATATTGGCAAAATGTCGGTCGCCGACGCTGTTCTGAACAAACCGGGCAAGCTCACTGACACTGAGTTTGGTCAGGTGCGGCTACATCCGGAGGCTGGTGCTCGTCTACTTGCAGAGGGCCAAAAGGTGAGCGAGCGCGTGGTAGATGTGTGCCTGCATCATCACGAGAAGGTGGACGGCAGTGGCTACCCACATCGGCTTGTGGGTGACCAAATCAGCCTGTTTGCGCGGATGGGGGCGGTATGTGATGTGTACGATGCAATCACATCCAATCGCCCGTACAAAAAAGGCTGGGACCCAGCAGAGTCCATTCGCAAAATGGCGGAATGGACCGGCCATTTTGACCGGCATATCTTCCAAGCGTTTGTGAAAGCCGTGGGTATTTACCCGGTGGGGTCTCTGGTTCGTTTGCAGAGTGGCGCGATAGGCGTTGTGATTGAGCAAAAGCCGGGCTCACTGCTAACGCCTAAGGTCAAAATTTTCTTCTCGTCGAAGTCCCGCTTGCCGATCGCTCAGGAGGTTATCGACCTGAGCAAGTACGTAGGCCGGGAGAAAATTGTCAGCCGTGAATGTGCCAAACAATGGGGCTTCCGCAATATCGACCAGTTGTGGAATAACCAAGCGGCACCGGGGGCTTCAGCCTAG
- a CDS encoding acyltransferase gives MRPILTATSVIFLALLNTITLIGPMLIVALGKFVLPGKPLKNACSRLVMWIAETWAEINKLIFATLLPVQWDIRGNADLRQSTSYLVISNHQSWVDIPALVQAFNRKTPYFKFFLKQELIWVPFLGLAFWALDYPFMKRYSKAYLAKHPEMKGKDLEITKRACEKFKDLPVTVVNYLEGTRFTPAKKAQQQSPYQHLLKPKAGGVAFVLAALGEQLDAVLDVTLVYPGDHIPGFWELISGQVDRVIVDIQTRELNPQLYQGDYENDPSFRSLVQGWVTQLWEEKDARITAIKAEQNKAA, from the coding sequence ATGCGCCCAATACTGACGGCTACGAGTGTCATTTTTTTAGCATTACTCAACACCATCACGCTGATTGGCCCCATGCTTATCGTGGCTTTAGGCAAGTTCGTCTTGCCTGGAAAACCGCTCAAGAACGCCTGTTCCAGACTCGTCATGTGGATCGCCGAAACCTGGGCAGAAATCAACAAATTGATCTTTGCCACCCTGCTTCCCGTGCAGTGGGATATCCGCGGTAATGCTGACCTACGTCAAAGTACGTCTTACTTGGTCATCAGCAATCATCAGTCTTGGGTCGATATTCCGGCACTGGTTCAGGCGTTCAACCGCAAGACGCCCTACTTCAAATTCTTCCTTAAGCAAGAGCTGATCTGGGTGCCGTTTCTGGGGCTGGCTTTTTGGGCGCTCGATTACCCGTTTATGAAGCGTTATTCCAAGGCCTATCTGGCCAAGCATCCTGAAATGAAGGGTAAAGACTTAGAGATCACTAAACGAGCCTGTGAAAAGTTCAAGGATCTGCCTGTCACTGTTGTTAACTACCTTGAGGGCACACGCTTCACCCCTGCTAAGAAAGCACAGCAACAATCCCCCTACCAACACCTGCTCAAACCCAAAGCGGGGGGCGTTGCGTTTGTGCTGGCCGCATTAGGGGAGCAGTTGGATGCGGTGTTGGACGTGACGTTGGTCTACCCCGGTGATCACATACCAGGGTTCTGGGAGCTGATCAGCGGTCAGGTTGATCGGGTGATCGTTGATATTCAAACCCGTGAACTCAACCCGCAGCTTTATCAGGGCGACTACGAGAACGACCCGAGTTTTCGAAGCCTTGTTCAAGGCTGGGTGACACAACTTTGGGAAGAAAAAGACGCCCGCATCACGGCCATTAAAGCTGAACAAAACAAAGCAGCGTGA
- a CDS encoding HD-GYP domain-containing protein, producing MLKCIAVSDLRIGMFIHEFCCSWMDHPFWKTRFLLNNEKDLQRIRACGMQTIWVDVSKGLDIAQGRPSVSPEQVNAEVDAELLASVSTVPPHQHQWGQLSDEVQNAATLCARSKDAVVSMFADIRMGKALDMQRLNQQVNQITDSVMMNPDAFIALARLKRIDNYTYMHSVAVCALMIALARQLGLDEDSVREAGLGGLFHDVGKVTLPRKLLSKPGKLTTEEFNRVRGHPVSGAQLLGRLRQVSPQVLDVTLHHHERLDGSGYPDGLVGSQISLFARMAAICDVYDALTSDRAYKPGWDPALVLRKMVAWKGQFDIRLLHAFVKAIGIYPVGSLVRLKSGLIGVVVAQSAASLLQPLVKVFFCTTTRSVVAHRIIDLSERQIDETIVGLECAQKWGFTNLDRLWLDNLTQGQG from the coding sequence ATGTTGAAGTGTATTGCCGTATCTGATTTGCGTATTGGGATGTTCATTCATGAGTTCTGCTGTTCATGGATGGATCACCCTTTCTGGAAAACCCGTTTTCTACTCAACAACGAAAAAGACCTGCAGCGCATCCGTGCCTGCGGCATGCAAACCATCTGGGTTGATGTCAGCAAAGGGCTGGATATCGCCCAGGGCAGGCCCAGTGTAAGCCCTGAACAGGTCAACGCAGAAGTTGACGCCGAGTTGTTGGCCAGTGTTTCCACTGTGCCCCCGCATCAGCATCAGTGGGGGCAGTTGAGTGATGAGGTGCAGAATGCAGCAACATTATGTGCCCGCTCTAAAGATGCTGTTGTCAGCATGTTCGCTGATATTCGTATGGGCAAAGCACTGGACATGCAGCGGCTTAATCAGCAGGTTAATCAAATTACCGACTCGGTAATGATGAACCCTGATGCCTTTATTGCTCTGGCTCGCCTGAAGCGTATCGACAATTACACCTACATGCATTCGGTTGCCGTGTGCGCGTTGATGATCGCGCTGGCGCGGCAGTTGGGCTTGGATGAGGACTCAGTGCGTGAGGCCGGGTTGGGGGGGCTGTTTCATGATGTTGGCAAGGTAACGCTGCCGCGTAAGCTACTCAGCAAGCCCGGTAAATTGACCACTGAGGAGTTCAACCGTGTACGGGGGCATCCCGTCTCTGGTGCACAGCTGCTTGGGCGTTTGCGCCAGGTCAGCCCTCAGGTGCTGGACGTCACTCTGCATCACCATGAGCGGCTCGATGGCAGTGGTTACCCAGATGGTTTAGTTGGCTCACAAATCAGCCTTTTTGCGCGTATGGCAGCTATTTGTGACGTCTATGATGCCCTGACCTCAGATCGCGCCTACAAACCCGGATGGGACCCTGCGCTGGTTTTGCGCAAGATGGTGGCTTGGAAAGGACAATTTGATATTCGTCTGCTTCATGCCTTTGTTAAAGCCATTGGTATCTATCCGGTGGGGTCGCTGGTACGGCTGAAAAGTGGCCTGATTGGGGTGGTTGTCGCGCAATCAGCGGCGTCATTGTTGCAGCCGTTGGTAAAGGTCTTCTTTTGCACCACGACGCGCTCTGTGGTCGCACATCGAATCATTGATCTGAGCGAGCGGCAAATTGACGAAACCATTGTTGGCCTTGAGTGTGCGCAGAAGTGGGGCTTCACCAATCTAGACCGGCTGTGGCTGGATAACTTGACGCAAGGGCAGGGCTAA
- the creB gene encoding two-component system response regulator CreB, translating to MPHILIVEDEAAIADTLIFALHSEGFTTHWVSLAEQALSEQQSNPADLLILDVGLPDISGFEACKRLRRFSDVPVIFLTARSEEIDRVVGLEIGADDYVVKPFSPREVAARVKAILKRVAPRAEQTMPPEDSLFQVDELRVQIHYRQQLLGLTRHEFRLLQQLLAQPERVFTREQLLDALGVASDAGYERTIDSHIKSLRAKLRQINEQAEPIQTHRGLGYSYSPRHA from the coding sequence ATGCCCCATATTTTGATCGTAGAAGACGAAGCCGCTATTGCAGACACCCTGATTTTTGCCCTGCATAGTGAAGGCTTTACCACGCATTGGGTCAGCTTGGCTGAGCAAGCGCTGAGCGAGCAGCAGAGTAATCCTGCTGATTTGCTGATCTTGGACGTGGGGCTGCCAGATATTAGCGGCTTCGAGGCTTGCAAACGGTTGCGGCGCTTTTCTGATGTGCCGGTAATTTTTCTAACGGCCCGTAGCGAGGAGATTGACCGGGTCGTAGGGCTGGAAATCGGTGCGGACGATTACGTGGTCAAGCCATTCAGTCCTCGTGAAGTGGCAGCGCGAGTCAAAGCGATTCTCAAGCGTGTCGCTCCCAGAGCCGAACAGACGATGCCGCCCGAAGACAGCCTGTTTCAGGTGGATGAGCTACGGGTGCAGATTCATTACCGACAGCAACTGCTGGGGCTGACCCGCCACGAATTCCGTCTTCTGCAACAGCTGCTGGCGCAGCCGGAGCGTGTCTTTACCCGCGAGCAATTGCTAGATGCGCTGGGCGTGGCGAGTGATGCTGGTTATGAACGCACCATCGACAGCCATATCAAAAGTCTGCGCGCCAAACTGCGACAGATAAATGAGCAGGCAGAGCCGATCCAGACCCACCGTGGGCTCGGTTACAGCTACTCACCGAGGCACGCCTGA